In one Oscillospiraceae bacterium genomic region, the following are encoded:
- a CDS encoding potassium transporter Trk gives MKTFVIIGLGRFGTAVATELCSLGHEVLAVDGSEENVQKVADLVTHAVTGDARDPAVLRALGVRNYDCAIVAVGDDVGNSALITLNLKELGVKQVICKAQSHVHRKVLEKIGADRVVFPEHEMGVKLAQGLSCSNILNFIELSDDYGIVELTAPKSWQHKTIKELDVRAAHGVNIIAVRNKAGINAAPGGEYVVEPGDELVTLGRTEDVNRLQNLK, from the coding sequence ATGAAGACATTTGTTATCATCGGCCTGGGCCGCTTCGGCACGGCCGTGGCCACGGAGCTGTGCAGCCTGGGGCACGAGGTGCTGGCGGTGGACGGCTCGGAGGAGAACGTGCAGAAGGTGGCCGACCTGGTCACCCACGCCGTTACCGGCGACGCCCGGGACCCCGCCGTGCTGCGGGCGCTGGGCGTGCGCAATTACGACTGCGCCATCGTGGCGGTGGGGGACGACGTGGGCAACTCCGCCCTCATTACCCTGAACCTCAAGGAGCTGGGGGTCAAGCAGGTGATCTGCAAGGCCCAGAGCCACGTGCACCGCAAGGTGCTGGAGAAGATCGGGGCCGACCGGGTGGTATTCCCCGAGCACGAGATGGGCGTGAAGCTGGCCCAGGGGCTCTCCTGCTCCAACATCCTCAACTTCATCGAGCTGTCCGACGACTACGGCATCGTGGAGCTCACCGCCCCCAAGAGCTGGCAGCACAAGACCATCAAGGAGCTGGACGTGCGGGCGGCCCACGGGGTGAACATCATCGCCGTGCGCAACAAGGCGGGTATCAACGCGGCCCCCGGCGGCGAGTACGTGGTGGAGCCGGGCGACGAGCTGGTCACCCTGGGGCGGACGGAGGACGTGAACCGCCTCCAGAACCTGAAATGA
- the spoU gene encoding 23S rRNA methyltransferase, whose protein sequence is MSGDITSRRNPLIARVRRLGADRGFRRSEGAFLCEGVKLLGEAVKWGARVETVLVAEGARLPYELPAGVACHIVPEGLMKTCSTLDTPQGVLAVCAMPDTAVPRAIRPGRYLVLDGLQDPGNVGTIWRTADAFGADALFLVNHCADPFSPKTVRATMGACFRLNVWEGELEGLARALGAAQIPLYATALREDTADVRQLPLRSAAVIIGSEGRGVSAQALELCEQTVKIPMTGRCESLNAAVAASIVLWEMYKGN, encoded by the coding sequence ATGAGCGGGGACATCACCAGCCGCCGCAACCCCCTGATCGCCCGGGTGCGCAGGCTGGGCGCCGACCGGGGCTTCCGCCGCAGCGAGGGCGCCTTCCTCTGTGAGGGCGTGAAGCTGCTGGGGGAGGCGGTGAAGTGGGGCGCGCGGGTGGAGACGGTGCTCGTGGCCGAGGGGGCGCGCCTGCCCTATGAGCTGCCCGCCGGGGTGGCCTGCCACATTGTGCCCGAGGGGCTTATGAAAACCTGCTCCACCCTGGACACCCCCCAGGGAGTGCTGGCGGTGTGCGCCATGCCGGACACCGCCGTGCCCCGGGCGATCCGCCCCGGCCGCTACCTGGTGCTGGACGGCCTCCAGGACCCGGGCAACGTGGGCACAATCTGGCGCACCGCCGACGCCTTCGGGGCGGACGCCCTGTTCCTGGTCAACCACTGCGCCGACCCCTTCTCCCCCAAGACGGTGCGCGCCACCATGGGGGCCTGCTTCCGCCTGAACGTGTGGGAGGGGGAGCTGGAGGGGCTGGCCCGCGCCCTGGGGGCGGCGCAAATCCCCCTCTACGCCACCGCCCTGCGGGAGGACACCGCCGACGTGCGGCAGCTCCCCCTGCGCTCCGCCGCCGTGATTATCGGCAGCGAGGGGCGGGGCGTGTCCGCCCAGGCGCTGGAGCTGTGCGAACAGACGGTGAAGATCCCCATGACCGGGCGCTGCGAGTCCCTCAACGCCGCCGTGGCGGCCTCCATCGTTTTATGGGAGATGTATAAGGGCAATTGA
- a CDS encoding membrane protein: MNYIWPIALVVLANTVYQVCAKSVPDTMNPLASLTITYAVGAVFSLALYLLLNRGGNLLREYSRVNWAPFVLGLAIVGLEVGFIYAYKAGWTVSTASIVQSAFLAVALIAVGYLLYREAITWNKVVGIVICLIGLVFINK, translated from the coding sequence ATGAACTATATTTGGCCGATTGCCCTTGTCGTTCTGGCGAACACCGTCTATCAGGTCTGTGCGAAATCGGTGCCCGATACCATGAATCCCCTGGCCTCCCTGACCATCACCTACGCCGTGGGCGCGGTGTTTTCCCTGGCGCTCTACCTGCTCCTGAACCGGGGCGGGAATCTGCTCAGGGAGTACAGCCGCGTAAACTGGGCGCCCTTCGTCCTGGGGCTCGCGATCGTGGGGCTTGAGGTGGGCTTTATCTACGCCTACAAGGCGGGCTGGACGGTGAGCACGGCGTCCATCGTGCAGAGCGCCTTCCTCGCGGTGGCCCTGATTGCGGTGGGCTACCTTCTCTACCGCGAGGCGATTACCTGGAACAAGGTGGTCGGCATCGTGATCTGCCTGATCGGCCTGGTGTTCATCAACAAATAG
- a CDS encoding FADH(2)-oxidizing methylenetetrahydrofolate--tRNA-(uracil(54)-C(5))-methyltransferase TrmFO, whose protein sequence is MEAVTVVGAGLAGSEAAWQLARRGIPVRLLEMKPQKMTPAHHTEYFGELVCSNSLRSDQLENAVGLLKEELRRLGSLILACADAHRVEAGGALAVDRHAFAQEITRRIREHPLITVVEGEVERIPDHGLVIVASGPLTSDALAGDIHRFLGGADYLSFFDAAAPLVTAESIDMDRAWFASRYDKGTADYINCALDEEEYRAFWIELTQARAAEVHGFEDQNVFEGCMPVEVMARRGTDTLRYGPLKPRGLKDPRTGREPYAVVQLRRDNAEGSIYNLVGFQTHLAWGEQKRVFSMIPGLQNAEFVRYGVMHRNTYIDSPRLLDRYYRVKNCPRVMFAGQVTGVEGYVESTASGLLAALELSRRLRGLPPVDFPQETAVGALALYVSNPSVADFQPMNVNFGIIPPLGYKVKGKRNKNAEISQRALEALDKLDTE, encoded by the coding sequence ATGGAAGCAGTCACCGTCGTGGGCGCGGGCCTGGCGGGGTCGGAGGCCGCGTGGCAGCTGGCCCGCCGGGGCATCCCCGTGCGCCTTTTGGAGATGAAGCCCCAAAAGATGACCCCCGCCCACCACACCGAATACTTTGGGGAGCTGGTGTGCTCCAACTCCCTGCGCTCCGACCAGCTGGAAAACGCGGTGGGGCTGTTGAAGGAGGAGCTGCGCCGCCTGGGCTCCCTGATCCTCGCCTGCGCGGACGCGCACCGGGTGGAGGCCGGGGGGGCGCTGGCGGTGGACCGCCACGCCTTCGCCCAAGAGATCACCCGCCGGATCCGGGAACACCCCCTTATCACCGTGGTGGAGGGGGAGGTGGAGCGCATCCCCGACCACGGCCTGGTCATCGTGGCCTCTGGGCCCCTGACCTCCGACGCACTGGCCGGGGACATCCACCGCTTTCTGGGCGGGGCGGACTACCTGAGCTTCTTCGATGCCGCCGCGCCCCTGGTGACGGCGGAGAGCATCGACATGGACAGGGCGTGGTTCGCCTCCCGCTACGACAAGGGCACTGCGGACTATATCAACTGCGCGCTGGACGAGGAGGAGTACCGGGCCTTCTGGATCGAACTGACCCAGGCCCGCGCCGCCGAGGTCCACGGCTTTGAGGATCAGAACGTGTTCGAGGGCTGTATGCCCGTGGAGGTCATGGCCCGGCGGGGCACTGACACCCTGCGCTACGGCCCCCTCAAGCCCCGCGGGCTCAAGGACCCCAGGACCGGGCGGGAGCCCTACGCCGTGGTGCAGCTGCGCCGGGATAACGCCGAGGGCTCCATCTACAATCTGGTGGGCTTCCAGACCCACCTGGCCTGGGGGGAGCAGAAGCGGGTGTTCTCCATGATCCCCGGCCTCCAGAACGCCGAGTTCGTGCGCTACGGGGTCATGCACCGCAACACCTACATTGACTCCCCCCGGCTGCTGGACCGCTATTACCGGGTCAAAAACTGCCCCCGGGTCATGTTCGCCGGGCAGGTGACGGGGGTGGAGGGCTACGTGGAGTCCACCGCCTCGGGCCTGCTGGCCGCGCTGGAGCTCTCCCGCCGCCTGCGGGGGCTGCCCCCCGTGGACTTCCCCCAGGAGACCGCCGTGGGCGCCCTGGCGCTCTACGTGAGCAACCCCAGCGTGGCCGACTTCCAGCCCATGAACGTGAATTTCGGCATTATCCCGCCCCTGGGCTACAAGGTCAAGGGCAAGCGCAACAAAAACGCGGAGATCTCGCAGCGGGCGCTGGAGGCATTGGACAAGCTGGATACGGAGTAA
- the lysS_1 gene encoding lysine--tRNA ligase, translating to MSEEKNVPQQEEQSLSELLQIRRDKLKALQAAGEDPFHITRFEVSAHSTEIKAGFEAMEGKTVSVAGRLMSKRGMGKAVFCDLQDGKGRVQLYVRIDELGEEDFGKFKKLDIGDIVGVEGEVFKTKRGEISVKANTVKLLSKSLLPLPEKFHGLTDKETRYRQRYVDLIMNEDVRRAFEIRTAFIKHVRAYLDRMDYLEVETPVLNTISGGATARPFVTHHNTLDIDMYMRIATELHLKRLVVGGFERVYEIGRIFRNEGMDPKHNPEFTSIELYQAYADFHDMMDIAEGVLSTAAKDILGTYQVQWLGADIDLTPGWKRLSMIDAVKEYVGVDFNAISGDAEAVAAVKAKGVDMDGVEQTWGRALYEAFDQRVEERLVQPTFITMYPVEVSPLTKRSPADPRLTERFELFINHCEFANAFSELNDPIDQRGRFEHEIALREAGDDEAGMMDEDFITALEYGLPPTGGMGIGIDRAVMMLTGSDSIRDVILFPTMKPLD from the coding sequence ATGTCTGAAGAGAAGAACGTCCCCCAGCAGGAGGAGCAGTCCCTTTCCGAGCTTTTGCAGATCCGCCGCGACAAGCTGAAGGCCCTGCAGGCCGCCGGGGAGGACCCCTTCCACATCACCAGGTTCGAGGTGAGCGCCCACTCGACGGAGATCAAGGCCGGGTTCGAGGCCATGGAGGGCAAGACCGTCTCCGTGGCCGGCCGCCTCATGTCCAAGCGGGGCATGGGCAAGGCCGTGTTCTGCGACCTGCAGGACGGCAAGGGCCGCGTGCAGCTCTACGTGCGCATCGACGAGCTGGGCGAGGAGGACTTCGGCAAGTTCAAGAAGCTGGACATCGGCGACATTGTGGGCGTCGAGGGCGAGGTATTCAAGACCAAGCGGGGTGAGATCTCGGTCAAGGCCAACACGGTGAAGCTGCTCTCCAAGTCCCTGCTGCCCCTGCCCGAGAAGTTCCACGGCCTCACCGACAAGGAGACCCGCTACCGCCAGCGCTACGTGGATCTCATTATGAACGAGGACGTGCGCCGCGCGTTTGAGATCCGCACCGCCTTCATCAAGCACGTGCGGGCCTACCTGGACAGGATGGACTACCTGGAGGTGGAGACCCCCGTGCTCAACACCATCTCCGGCGGCGCCACCGCCCGGCCCTTCGTCACCCACCACAACACCCTGGACATCGACATGTATATGCGCATCGCCACCGAGCTGCACCTCAAGCGCCTGGTGGTGGGCGGCTTCGAGCGGGTGTACGAGATCGGCCGCATCTTCCGCAACGAGGGTATGGACCCCAAGCACAACCCGGAGTTCACCAGCATCGAGCTCTACCAGGCCTACGCCGACTTCCACGACATGATGGACATCGCCGAGGGCGTGCTCTCCACCGCCGCCAAGGACATCCTGGGCACCTACCAGGTGCAGTGGCTGGGGGCGGACATCGACCTGACCCCCGGCTGGAAGCGCCTGAGCATGATCGACGCGGTGAAGGAGTACGTGGGCGTGGACTTTAACGCCATCTCCGGCGACGCGGAGGCCGTGGCCGCCGTGAAGGCCAAGGGCGTGGACATGGACGGCGTGGAGCAGACCTGGGGCCGCGCGCTGTACGAGGCATTTGACCAGCGCGTGGAAGAGCGCCTGGTGCAGCCCACGTTTATCACCATGTACCCCGTGGAGGTCTCCCCGCTCACCAAGCGCTCCCCCGCCGATCCCCGGCTCACCGAGCGCTTCGAGCTGTTCATCAACCACTGCGAGTTCGCCAACGCCTTCTCCGAGCTCAACGACCCCATCGACCAGCGGGGCCGCTTCGAGCACGAAATCGCCCTGCGCGAGGCGGGCGACGACGAGGCAGGCATGATGGACGAGGACTTCATCACCGCCCTGGAGTACGGCCTGCCCCCCACCGGCGGCATGGGCATCGGCATCGACCGGGCGGTCATGATGCTCACGGGCAGCGACTCCATCCGGGACGTCATCCTCTTCCCCACGATGAAGCCCCTGGACTGA
- a CDS encoding Trk family potassium uptake protein — translation MLNRIACWFRGRILRRRGLNPTRIVAASFGVIILVGGLLLALPISARDAQATNFLDSLFTATSATCVTGLIPLDTWLHWSFFGQLVIIVLIQLGGLGFMTVITIFSFVLHRRIGLSERLIMVSTLNLNDMDGVVRVVRHALIGTFALEGAGAVLLSIRFIPQFGWAGGIWRGIFHAISAFCNAGFDLMGGKFGAFTNVEGYNADPYVLGVLMCLIVVGGLGFFVWEDLVRARSWKRLSLYSKMVLVLTGSLLLGGAAFFFFAEYANPATLGEMPFWQKLLNALFQSVTLRTAGFASFDQGGLRESSLAFSCVLMLIGGSSGSTAGGLKTVTAAVLLLGLRAGLAGREQVTFRGRAISMRRVLNAMTLALILLFLFLVGSMTISLVDGVPYLSAAFETASALGTVGVSAGITPELSAFSHVILMCMMYLGRVGVFSVSVAFMARNRGVSKIQYPNVDIMIG, via the coding sequence TTGTTGAATCGAATCGCATGCTGGTTCCGCGGGCGCATTCTGCGCCGCCGGGGGCTCAACCCCACCCGGATCGTGGCGGCCTCCTTCGGGGTCATCATCCTGGTGGGCGGCCTGCTGCTGGCCCTGCCCATCTCCGCCCGGGACGCTCAGGCCACAAATTTCCTCGACAGCCTCTTCACCGCCACCTCGGCCACCTGCGTGACCGGGCTCATCCCGCTGGACACCTGGCTGCACTGGAGCTTCTTCGGGCAGCTGGTGATCATCGTGCTGATCCAGCTGGGCGGCCTGGGCTTTATGACGGTGATCACCATCTTCTCCTTCGTGCTGCACCGGCGCATCGGCCTGTCGGAGCGGCTGATCATGGTCTCCACCCTCAACCTCAACGACATGGACGGGGTGGTGCGGGTGGTGCGCCACGCCCTTATCGGCACCTTCGCGCTGGAGGGCGCGGGGGCGGTGCTGCTCAGCATCCGCTTCATCCCCCAGTTCGGCTGGGCCGGGGGGATCTGGCGGGGGATTTTCCACGCCATCTCCGCCTTCTGCAACGCGGGCTTCGACCTGATGGGCGGGAAATTCGGGGCCTTTACCAACGTGGAGGGCTACAACGCCGACCCCTACGTGCTGGGGGTCCTGATGTGCCTGATCGTGGTGGGCGGCCTGGGCTTTTTCGTGTGGGAGGATCTGGTGCGCGCCCGGAGCTGGAAGCGGCTGTCCCTCTACAGTAAAATGGTGCTGGTGCTCACGGGCTCCCTGCTGCTGGGGGGCGCGGCCTTCTTTTTCTTCGCGGAGTACGCCAACCCCGCCACCCTGGGGGAAATGCCCTTCTGGCAAAAGCTGCTCAACGCCCTGTTCCAGTCGGTCACGCTGCGCACCGCGGGCTTCGCCTCCTTTGACCAGGGCGGGCTGCGGGAGAGCTCGCTGGCCTTCTCCTGCGTGCTGATGCTCATAGGCGGCTCCAGCGGGTCCACCGCCGGCGGCCTGAAGACGGTCACCGCCGCGGTGCTGCTGCTGGGCCTGCGGGCGGGGCTGGCCGGGCGGGAGCAGGTCACCTTCCGGGGCCGGGCCATATCCATGCGCCGGGTGCTCAACGCCATGACGCTGGCGCTGATCCTGCTCTTCCTGTTCCTGGTGGGCTCCATGACCATCTCGCTGGTGGACGGGGTGCCCTACCTCTCCGCCGCCTTTGAGACGGCCTCCGCCCTGGGCACGGTGGGGGTCTCCGCCGGTATCACGCCGGAGCTGTCCGCCTTCTCCCACGTCATCCTCATGTGCATGATGTACCTGGGCCGGGTGGGGGTGTTCTCGGTGTCGGTGGCCTTTATGGCCCGGAACCGGGGCGTGTCCAAAATCCAGTACCCCAACGTGGATATTATGATCGGATAA
- a CDS encoding DNA processing protein DprA yields MASLKYWLWLTTRPGLQNRDSFRLLEHFGSPEAAFFADPAEYGLAGLSGQRLAGLLDKSLEGAERILADCDRLGLRVFTLRDAAYPERLAQIDDPPCVLYARGRELAVDELVSVGVVGSRRPSPYGVELAGRLGLELARRGALVVSGIAQGIDAAALRGALRGGGPVLSVLGCGADVVYPRENRWLYEDVAAAGALITEYPPGTPAEGWHFPIRNRILSGLSLGVVAVEAAERSGTLVTARLALEQNRDVFAFPGPVGAPMSLGTNRLIQRGEAKLVLGAADVLCEYEDVYPGRLTRPDPLTEEETRQRLSEPPVPAPAEEKREETVDKTPKRAYITLKDYAGEMTDDEREILLALGEASMHADALVERTQIPVRRVLSALTMLQVRGWVDEGPGKRFTAAVLIKE; encoded by the coding sequence ATGGCCTCCTTAAAATACTGGCTGTGGCTGACCACCCGGCCGGGCCTTCAAAACCGGGATTCCTTCCGGCTGCTGGAGCACTTCGGCTCCCCCGAGGCGGCCTTTTTCGCCGACCCGGCGGAGTATGGGCTGGCGGGGCTGAGCGGCCAGCGCCTGGCCGGGCTGCTGGACAAGTCCCTGGAGGGGGCCGAGCGCATCCTGGCCGACTGCGACCGGCTGGGCCTGCGGGTATTCACCCTGCGGGACGCGGCCTACCCCGAGCGGCTGGCCCAGATCGACGATCCGCCCTGCGTGCTCTACGCCCGGGGCAGGGAGCTGGCGGTGGACGAGCTGGTGAGCGTCGGCGTGGTGGGCTCCCGCCGCCCCTCCCCCTACGGGGTGGAGCTGGCGGGCAGGCTGGGCCTGGAGCTGGCGCGGCGGGGGGCCCTGGTGGTCTCCGGCATCGCCCAGGGCATCGACGCGGCGGCCCTGCGGGGGGCCCTCCGGGGCGGCGGGCCGGTTCTGTCGGTGCTGGGCTGCGGCGCCGACGTGGTGTACCCCAGGGAGAACCGCTGGCTCTACGAGGACGTGGCCGCCGCAGGCGCCCTGATTACCGAGTATCCCCCCGGCACCCCCGCCGAGGGCTGGCATTTCCCAATCCGCAACCGCATCCTCAGCGGCCTGAGCCTGGGGGTGGTGGCGGTGGAGGCCGCCGAGCGCAGCGGCACCCTGGTCACCGCCCGGCTGGCCCTGGAGCAGAACCGGGACGTGTTCGCCTTCCCCGGCCCCGTGGGGGCGCCCATGAGCCTGGGCACCAACCGGCTGATCCAGCGGGGGGAGGCCAAGCTGGTTTTGGGCGCGGCGGACGTGCTGTGCGAGTACGAGGACGTGTACCCCGGCCGCCTCACCCGGCCCGATCCCCTCACCGAGGAGGAGACGCGCCAGCGGCTCTCCGAGCCCCCCGTCCCCGCCCCTGCGGAGGAAAAACGGGAAGAAACGGTTGACAAGACCCCGAAAAGGGCATATATTACCCTGAAAGATTACGCTGGGGAAATGACCGACGACGAGCGGGAGATCCTGCTCGCCCTGGGGGAGGCCTCCATGCACGCCGACGCGCTGGTGGAGCGCACCCAGATCCCGGTCCGGCGGGTGCTCTCGGCGCTCACCATGCTCCAGGTGCGGGGCTGGGTGGACGAGGGCCCCGGCAAGCGGTTTACCGCGGCCGTACTCATTAAGGAATGA
- a CDS encoding phosphate acyltransferase, whose amino-acid sequence MKIIVDAMGGDNAPASNVKGALAAVREQGVEVVLVGRGEEILRVLEEMGESELPAGLEIAHASEVVEICDNPATAFREKKDSSLTVGLGLLKDGRGDAFVSAGSTGALLSAATLLVKRVRGIRRAAMAPVVPTAKGGAVLIDCGATAECTPEYLLQFAFMGSYYAERVLGRPEPRVGLLNIGAEESKGTDLQREAYKLLKQADAAGRIHFAGNVEGKEAVYGAVDVIVSDGYSGNIFLKTMEGTGGFLAKKLKEMFKKNLLTKLAAVLVSGGIREFKKLLDAGEVGGTALIGISKPVIKAHGSSDDYAIKNAIRQAASFAQSGMIEDIVENVEHMRLPVKAAE is encoded by the coding sequence ATGAAGATAATCGTGGACGCCATGGGCGGCGACAACGCCCCCGCCTCCAACGTGAAGGGGGCGCTGGCCGCCGTGCGCGAGCAGGGCGTGGAGGTCGTGCTCGTGGGCCGGGGGGAGGAGATCCTCCGGGTGCTGGAGGAGATGGGGGAGAGCGAGCTCCCCGCCGGGCTGGAGATCGCCCACGCCTCCGAGGTGGTGGAGATCTGCGACAACCCCGCCACCGCCTTCCGGGAGAAGAAGGACTCCTCCCTCACCGTGGGGCTGGGCCTGCTGAAGGACGGCAGGGGGGACGCCTTCGTCAGCGCGGGCAGCACCGGGGCCCTGCTCTCGGCGGCCACGCTGCTGGTCAAGCGGGTGCGGGGCATCCGCCGGGCGGCCATGGCCCCCGTGGTGCCCACCGCCAAGGGCGGCGCGGTGCTCATCGACTGCGGCGCCACCGCCGAGTGCACCCCGGAGTACCTCTTGCAGTTCGCCTTTATGGGCTCCTACTACGCCGAGCGGGTCTTGGGCCGTCCGGAGCCCCGGGTGGGCCTTTTGAACATCGGCGCGGAGGAGAGCAAGGGCACCGATTTACAGCGGGAGGCCTACAAGCTGCTCAAGCAGGCCGACGCGGCCGGGCGCATCCACTTCGCGGGCAACGTGGAGGGCAAGGAGGCGGTGTACGGCGCGGTGGACGTGATCGTGTCCGACGGCTACTCGGGCAACATCTTCCTCAAGACCATGGAGGGCACCGGGGGCTTCCTGGCCAAGAAGCTCAAGGAGATGTTCAAGAAAAACCTGCTGACCAAGCTGGCCGCGGTGCTGGTCTCCGGAGGCATCCGGGAGTTCAAGAAGCTGCTGGACGCCGGGGAGGTGGGGGGCACCGCCCTCATCGGCATCTCCAAGCCGGTCATCAAGGCCCACGGCTCCTCCGACGACTACGCCATCAAGAACGCCATCCGCCAGGCGGCCTCCTTCGCCCAGTCGGGCATGATCGAGGATATTGTGGAGAATGTGGAGCATATGCGCCTGCCGGTCAAGGCGGCGGAGTAG
- the topA gene encoding DNA topoisomerase 1 yields the protein MAKSNLVIVESPAKAKTIGKYLGPGYQVKASMGHVRDLPKSKLGVDVEQDFQVNYQPIKGKEEVIDELMKAAKKSDKVFLATDPDREGEAISWHLKELLNIPDDKTYRVTFNEITKKVVNESIAAPRAIDQDLVDAQQARRVLDRIVGYQISPLLWKKIRRGLSAGRVQSVATRLVAEREEEIRAFTPEEYWSLEVELERVLPNLGKFKAAFHGQEKKQELKSEDEVKTVMRAVEHAPFSVTGVKRQDKLRNPAPPFTTSTLQQEASRKLNMTPRRTMSIAQQLYEGVDIAGEGTVGLITYMRTDSLRLSEEATDAARQFILGRYGADYHPGKARSFKTKSGAQDAHEAIRPSDVNLTPEGIKKDLTSEQYRLYKLIWSRFLACQMSPAVYDSVAIEVTSAGYTFHANHSALKFSGYTAVYVEGKDEDEEAQQSPLPDLKEGEDLELKGMQPDQHFTQPPTRYSEATLIKALEEKGIGRPSTYAPTISTIMDREYVVKEGKYLRTTPLGEVVNGLMKDKFPDIVDTAFTAHMEEQLDEVEEGKTNWKKLLGQFYGGFEGELKQAEADLDGERIKVPDELSDEVCDLCGRQMVVKSGRFGRFLACPGYPECTFTKPIVVEMPGKCPKCGGRILKKTSKKGYAYYGCEHNTDKDEAKKCDFMTWDVPVKDNCPECGQTMFKKSGRGYKKPFCINPECPNFLPEDQRGYRKKPAAEGENAAPAEGEEKPAPKKAAAKKPAAKKTAAKKPAAKKPAAKKTAAATKTAAAKKAATTKKAPAKKPAAKKTEA from the coding sequence GTGGCGAAATCGAACCTAGTCATTGTAGAATCCCCGGCCAAGGCCAAGACCATCGGCAAGTACCTTGGGCCGGGCTATCAGGTAAAGGCGTCCATGGGGCACGTGCGGGACCTGCCCAAGAGCAAGCTGGGCGTGGACGTGGAGCAGGACTTCCAGGTGAACTACCAGCCCATCAAGGGAAAGGAGGAGGTCATCGACGAGCTGATGAAGGCGGCGAAGAAGAGCGACAAGGTCTTTCTCGCCACCGACCCCGACCGCGAGGGCGAGGCCATCTCCTGGCACCTGAAGGAGCTTTTGAACATCCCCGACGACAAGACCTACCGGGTCACCTTCAACGAGATCACCAAGAAGGTGGTCAACGAGTCCATCGCCGCCCCCAGGGCCATCGACCAGGACCTGGTGGACGCCCAGCAGGCGCGAAGGGTGCTGGACCGCATCGTGGGCTACCAGATCTCCCCCCTGCTGTGGAAAAAGATCCGCCGGGGCCTGTCCGCGGGCCGGGTGCAGTCGGTGGCCACCCGCCTGGTGGCCGAGCGGGAGGAGGAGATCCGCGCCTTTACCCCCGAGGAGTACTGGTCCCTGGAGGTGGAGCTGGAGCGCGTCCTGCCCAACCTGGGCAAGTTCAAGGCCGCCTTCCACGGGCAGGAGAAGAAGCAGGAGCTCAAGAGCGAGGACGAGGTCAAAACCGTGATGCGGGCGGTGGAGCACGCCCCCTTCTCCGTCACGGGCGTGAAGCGGCAGGACAAGCTGCGCAACCCCGCGCCCCCCTTCACCACCTCCACCCTCCAGCAGGAGGCCAGCCGCAAGCTGAACATGACCCCCCGCCGCACCATGTCCATCGCCCAGCAGCTCTATGAGGGCGTGGACATCGCCGGGGAGGGCACCGTGGGCCTCATCACCTACATGCGTACCGACTCCCTGCGCCTGTCCGAGGAGGCCACCGACGCGGCCAGGCAGTTCATCCTGGGCCGCTACGGGGCGGACTACCACCCCGGCAAGGCCCGCAGCTTCAAGACCAAGTCCGGGGCCCAGGACGCCCATGAGGCCATCCGGCCCTCCGACGTGAACCTGACCCCCGAGGGCATCAAAAAGGACCTCACCAGCGAGCAGTACCGGCTCTACAAGCTGATCTGGAGCCGTTTTCTGGCCTGCCAGATGTCCCCCGCGGTGTACGACAGCGTGGCCATCGAGGTGACCAGCGCGGGGTACACCTTCCACGCCAACCACTCCGCCCTCAAGTTCTCCGGCTACACCGCCGTGTACGTGGAGGGCAAGGACGAGGACGAGGAGGCCCAGCAGTCCCCCCTGCCCGATCTGAAGGAGGGGGAGGATTTGGAGCTGAAGGGCATGCAGCCCGACCAGCACTTCACCCAGCCCCCCACCCGGTACAGCGAGGCCACCCTGATTAAAGCCCTGGAGGAGAAGGGGATCGGCCGCCCGTCCACCTACGCGCCCACCATCTCCACCATCATGGACCGGGAGTACGTGGTCAAGGAGGGCAAGTACCTGCGCACCACCCCCCTGGGGGAGGTGGTCAACGGCCTGATGAAGGACAAATTCCCCGACATCGTGGACACCGCCTTCACCGCCCACATGGAGGAGCAGCTCGACGAGGTGGAGGAGGGCAAGACCAACTGGAAGAAGCTGCTGGGCCAGTTCTACGGCGGCTTCGAGGGGGAGCTCAAGCAGGCCGAGGCCGATTTGGACGGCGAGCGCATCAAGGTGCCCGACGAGCTGTCCGACGAGGTGTGCGACCTGTGCGGGCGGCAGATGGTGGTCAAATCGGGCCGCTTCGGCCGCTTCCTGGCCTGCCCCGGCTACCCGGAGTGCACCTTCACCAAGCCCATCGTGGTGGAGATGCCGGGCAAGTGCCCCAAGTGCGGGGGCCGCATCCTGAAAAAGACCTCCAAGAAGGGGTACGCCTACTACGGCTGCGAGCACAACACCGACAAGGACGAGGCCAAGAAGTGCGACTTCATGACCTGGGACGTGCCGGTGAAGGACAACTGCCCCGAGTGCGGGCAGACCATGTTCAAAAAGTCGGGCCGGGGGTATAAGAAGCCCTTCTGCATCAACCCCGAGTGCCCCAACTTCCTGCCCGAGGACCAGCGGGGCTACCGGAAGAAGCCCGCGGCCGAGGGGGAGAACGCCGCCCCCGCGGAGGGCGAAGAGAAGCCCGCCCCGAAGAAGGCGGCGGCGAAAAAGCCCGCGGCCAAGAAAACCGCGGCCAAGAAGCCCGCGGCGAAAAAGCCCGCCGCCAAAAAGACGGCGGCGGCCACAAAGACCGCCGCGGCCAAGAAGGCCGCCACCACCAAGAAGGCGCCGGCCAAGAAGCCCGCCGCCAAAAAGACCGAGGCGTAG